The Methanobacterium lacus genome includes a region encoding these proteins:
- a CDS encoding ABC transporter permease, whose product MVETKKIMWMIKKDLMVLWRHKPRLISLFLFPIIMITLFGYGMGGTINNIPVVVVDQSQGNLSDATLSAIKGNTLYDVKEITTDPNKGLQMVQNGQAKAAIILPTNYDTLNDTSPKSIVVDVDSSDQLAAGTIIPATQGLFTQINQQIAEQKLQSSSISVSSSQVNGTQVAPYQSILNTINVEVNKLYGNISYLNFLAPAIIGMTILFGCVFGMGEIVAGERERGELARLFMTPTSVATVIGGKIISKLVQETGRGIILIVAAIALFGIIINGSMVLTILLLILGALCFIGFGIMVSARVSSQEDFMQTVMPITMPMMFLSGVFYPIETMPWIFQKIAYILPLTYVNDALRAVMLKGSGVGDIWIDIVVLLGFTAIFFYLGVSKFNRDI is encoded by the coding sequence ATGGTTGAAACTAAAAAGATTATGTGGATGATCAAAAAAGATTTGATGGTCCTATGGAGACACAAACCTCGTTTAATATCCCTATTTTTGTTCCCCATTATCATGATAACCCTTTTTGGTTACGGTATGGGAGGAACAATAAACAACATTCCAGTAGTTGTAGTGGATCAGAGTCAAGGAAACCTGTCTGATGCAACACTAAGTGCAATTAAAGGTAATACATTGTACGATGTTAAGGAAATAACTACAGATCCCAATAAAGGATTGCAAATGGTTCAAAATGGACAGGCAAAAGCAGCCATAATTCTTCCCACGAATTATGATACTCTGAATGATACGTCGCCAAAAAGTATTGTCGTCGATGTCGATTCTTCGGATCAACTGGCAGCAGGCACGATTATACCGGCCACACAAGGCTTATTTACTCAGATAAACCAGCAAATAGCAGAACAAAAACTTCAGTCATCATCAATATCAGTTTCAAGTAGTCAGGTAAATGGAACTCAAGTAGCCCCATACCAAAGCATATTGAACACGATTAATGTTGAAGTAAACAAGTTATACGGTAATATTAGTTATTTAAATTTCCTTGCACCTGCAATAATTGGAATGACCATACTCTTTGGATGTGTGTTTGGTATGGGAGAAATTGTAGCTGGTGAAAGGGAAAGAGGAGAACTTGCCAGATTGTTCATGACCCCTACTAGTGTTGCAACTGTCATTGGAGGAAAAATTATATCCAAATTAGTTCAAGAAACTGGGCGAGGAATTATCTTAATTGTGGCAGCCATAGCTCTATTTGGAATTATTATAAACGGCAGCATGGTGTTGACAATTTTGCTGTTAATACTGGGAGCGCTGTGTTTCATAGGATTTGGAATTATGGTATCTGCAAGGGTTTCATCCCAGGAAGATTTCATGCAGACTGTGATGCCTATTACAATGCCCATGATGTTTTTATCAGGAGTATTTTATCCAATAGAAACAATGCCATGGATATTCCAAAAAATTGCATATATCTTACCATTAACCTACGTTAACGATGCTTTGAGAGCAGTTATGTTAAAAGGATCAGGCGTAGGAGATATATGGATAGATATTGTGGTTTTACTAGGATTTACAGCAATATTCTTCTATTTAGGAGTATCGAAATTTAACAGAGATATATAA
- a CDS encoding outer membrane protein assembly factor BamB family protein, producing MIGKKNILIGIMMLSIFIVPMTVSTASATDWPMFQENLNHTAYMDEASDFNPDTWLFQTSGLLTSAAITDKLIYFGSSSGLFSALNLEDGTKVWDYKAGGNITNAPIVVGDNVYFGSGDSYLYALNKKTGDDVWKYKTGNAIETTPAIDNGIIYFGSDDQRLYALNTNDSTKKWEFQTGNAVRSSPTVYNDTVYFGSDDGKIYALGIANGTQTWAYDTGSAVRSSPAINNTTLYMGTDNGNFYALNTADGSVLWNYNLNDSVKSSALLDPNDNALFIGSDNGNVTALDMRDGKLKWSVNTGNVKTTPALMGDNIVVTSETGTVYVLNKYSGKEEWSYTPGYYLFNSPLTSPIVYGDDIFVGDNNGNMYAIDFSRKTGPVSNYLYYVIAIVVVIVGGLLAVRTLRRRRKGKE from the coding sequence ATGATTGGAAAAAAGAATATATTGATTGGAATTATGATGCTTAGCATTTTCATAGTTCCAATGACAGTTTCTACTGCTTCGGCAACCGACTGGCCAATGTTTCAAGAAAATTTGAACCATACCGCATACATGGACGAAGCTTCTGATTTCAATCCAGACACATGGTTATTCCAAACTTCTGGACTTTTAACATCAGCAGCAATAACTGACAAGTTGATCTATTTCGGATCAAGCAGCGGTTTATTCTCTGCCCTTAACCTTGAAGACGGTACAAAAGTCTGGGATTACAAGGCAGGAGGAAACATAACAAACGCTCCAATAGTAGTTGGAGACAATGTATACTTCGGATCTGGAGACAGCTATCTCTATGCTTTGAATAAAAAAACTGGAGATGACGTTTGGAAATATAAAACAGGAAATGCAATAGAAACAACCCCCGCCATAGATAATGGGATAATATATTTCGGATCAGATGATCAGAGATTATACGCCCTAAATACCAACGACAGTACCAAAAAATGGGAATTCCAAACTGGAAACGCTGTTAGATCTTCCCCTACAGTTTATAATGATACTGTATACTTCGGATCTGATGATGGAAAAATATATGCTTTAGGCATAGCCAACGGAACACAAACATGGGCATATGATACAGGCAGTGCCGTAAGATCATCTCCTGCCATTAACAACACAACTTTGTATATGGGTACCGATAATGGAAACTTCTACGCACTAAACACTGCCGATGGTTCAGTTTTATGGAATTATAACCTAAATGATTCTGTGAAATCATCTGCACTTTTAGATCCAAACGATAATGCCCTCTTCATAGGTTCAGATAACGGAAATGTAACGGCCCTTGATATGCGTGATGGAAAACTTAAATGGTCCGTCAACACCGGAAACGTTAAAACAACCCCTGCACTTATGGGAGACAATATTGTAGTAACTTCAGAAACTGGAACAGTCTACGTTCTAAACAAGTACAGTGGAAAAGAAGAATGGAGTTATACTCCGGGTTATTACCTATTTAATTCACCATTAACATCACCAATAGTATATGGTGACGATATATTTGTGGGTGATAATAACGGAAACATGTACGCAATAGACTTCTCAAGAAAAACCGGACCTGTTTCTAACTACCTCTACTATGTGATAGCCATAGTTGTAGTCATAGTTGGAGGATTATTAGCAGTAAGGACACTTAGAAGAAGAAGAAAAGGGAAAGAATAA
- the albA gene encoding DNA-binding protein Alba: MPEENIVYIGNKPVMNYVLAVVTQMNGGLSEVVLKARGRAISRAVDVAEIVRNRFITDAQVESIDISTEEIMNNEGTNTNVSAIEIQLSRDDTSI, translated from the coding sequence ATGCCAGAGGAAAATATTGTATACATTGGAAATAAACCAGTAATGAATTACGTTTTAGCAGTAGTAACACAAATGAATGGCGGACTTTCTGAGGTTGTTCTAAAAGCTAGAGGTAGGGCAATCAGCAGAGCTGTTGATGTTGCTGAGATAGTTAGAAACAGATTTATTACTGATGCACAAGTGGAATCTATAGACATAAGCACAGAGGAAATTATGAACAATGAAGGCACAAATACTAATGTTTCTGCCATAGAAATTCAGCTTTCAAGGGATGATACTTCCATCTGA
- a CDS encoding response regulator → MTPVDILVVEDEGITAKDIKNSLEKAYYNVIAVVNNGEDAVKFSQEKKPDLVIMDIKLEGKLDGVDAAQIIESKFGIPIIYLTSYSDKNTIERVKSTHPSAFIVKEPFEFLHKPFEENELYTAIDIILYKNKGVSESYNAKGHYKLLESVLKTVSEGAIATDLKGRIIFINPVAANFVEISNESFIGTSVGELIPDIDLNDIIGRFNSTEVIEQNFSIKSNDKNYTSMECTFNPILNELDILDGVIIMFRT, encoded by the coding sequence ATGACACCCGTAGATATTCTGGTTGTTGAAGATGAAGGGATTACGGCAAAGGACATAAAAAATAGTCTTGAAAAGGCATATTACAATGTAATAGCCGTTGTTAACAACGGGGAAGATGCCGTAAAATTCAGCCAAGAAAAGAAGCCAGATCTAGTTATAATGGATATCAAACTTGAAGGAAAATTGGATGGAGTGGATGCTGCTCAGATCATTGAATCTAAGTTTGGCATTCCAATAATTTACCTAACTTCTTATTCAGATAAAAATACAATTGAAAGGGTTAAATCTACACATCCTTCTGCTTTTATAGTTAAAGAACCCTTTGAATTTCTTCACAAGCCCTTTGAAGAAAATGAGCTCTACACTGCTATAGATATAATTTTGTACAAAAACAAAGGTGTATCTGAAAGTTACAATGCTAAGGGTCATTATAAATTACTTGAATCTGTTCTCAAAACTGTTAGTGAAGGTGCGATTGCAACTGATCTAAAGGGAAGAATTATTTTTATTAATCCTGTTGCAGCGAATTTTGTAGAAATATCTAATGAGAGTTTCATTGGAACCTCTGTGGGAGAATTGATACCCGATATAGATTTAAACGATATAATCGGAAGGTTCAATTCAACCGAAGTAATTGAACAGAATTTTTCAATAAAATCTAATGATAAAAATTATACATCAATGGAATGTACTTTTAATCCCATACTTAACGAATTGGATATATTGGACGGAGTTATTATTATGTTTAGGACATGA
- a CDS encoding ATP-binding response regulator yields the protein MGPNILVVEDERITAEDIKSGLECSGYNVIDMVASGKEAIESAGKLQPDLVLMDIKLKGKMDGIEAAGQIKLKYDIPVIYLTAFSDEYTLTRAKATEHSGFVMKDETGLIKKPFEESELHSAIATTLYRHKMEKNHDNLVSAMLKHYNEAVIATNSEGLVKLMNSSAENLTGFKLDKVVGKKVSTVFQPLKTFESFDLTLMKEHLQQNEHILVSNGQEIKVKCDLNSISDNDGQINGFILVFKQKNQ from the coding sequence ATGGGGCCTAATATACTGGTGGTAGAGGATGAAAGGATAACAGCAGAAGATATAAAGAGTGGTCTAGAATGTTCAGGGTACAACGTAATAGATATGGTTGCATCAGGAAAGGAAGCCATAGAAAGTGCAGGAAAACTTCAGCCCGACCTTGTTTTAATGGATATTAAATTAAAAGGTAAAATGGATGGAATTGAAGCTGCAGGGCAAATTAAATTAAAATATGATATTCCTGTCATATACTTAACAGCATTTTCTGATGAATATACTCTTACTCGAGCTAAAGCAACAGAACATTCGGGATTCGTAATGAAAGACGAGACTGGCTTAATAAAAAAGCCATTTGAAGAAAGTGAATTACATTCGGCGATAGCTACCACTCTCTACAGACATAAAATGGAAAAAAACCATGACAATTTAGTGTCTGCAATGCTTAAACATTACAACGAAGCTGTAATCGCTACAAATTCTGAGGGTCTAGTTAAACTCATGAATTCTTCAGCTGAAAATCTAACTGGATTTAAACTTGATAAAGTAGTGGGTAAGAAAGTTAGCACGGTATTTCAGCCCCTTAAAACCTTCGAATCGTTTGATCTGACGTTAATGAAGGAACATCTACAACAAAATGAACATATCCTTGTATCTAATGGGCAAGAAATAAAAGTTAAATGTGATTTAAATTCTATATCTGATAATGATGGCCAAATTAATGGTTTTATCCTAGTATTCAAACAAAAAAACCAATAA
- a CDS encoding 2-isopropylmalate synthase — protein MYIETVKQTMNLPDTVKILDTTLRDGEQTPGVALTVDEKIRIAKKLDKLGVNTMEVGFPAASDGEVRATKEILKLELDSRVCGLARPLRVDLDAAIDCGVDYIHTFIGTSPLHREYKLKMDKEEILNKSVEGVEYIKDHGITAEFSAEDATRTEFDYLKEVYLAVEDAGADFINVPDTVGVMIPSSMNYLITELKKILKTPISVHCHDDFGLAVANSLSAVEAGASQVHSTINGLGERAGNASLEEVVMALTSQYNIKTSIDTKLLVDTSEFVSRITGIKMPPNKAIIGENAFAHEAGIHVHGVLQNAETYEPITPEMVGHTRRIVLGKHTGANAIKAKLDEYGIELNEDQFIRVFDQVKRLGDKGKCVTDADLKAMSETVLGKAHKEIVKLEGFSVMTGDNVMPTATVKLDINGKVKTAAKTGVGPVDAAINAIQSLVGETADIELKEYNIEAITGGTNALAEVFVIMGDKKGNKATGRSTTDDVVMASVEAVLDSINKILIER, from the coding sequence ATGTACATAGAAACAGTCAAACAGACTATGAATCTTCCAGATACCGTTAAAATTCTGGACACTACCCTAAGGGATGGGGAACAAACACCTGGAGTAGCCCTAACTGTAGATGAAAAGATAAGAATAGCTAAAAAGTTAGATAAATTGGGTGTTAACACCATGGAAGTTGGATTTCCAGCTGCATCAGATGGTGAAGTTAGAGCTACAAAAGAAATTTTAAAACTTGAACTTGACTCCCGAGTTTGTGGTTTGGCAAGACCTTTACGTGTTGATTTAGATGCTGCAATAGACTGTGGTGTGGATTACATTCACACGTTTATAGGGACTTCTCCATTACACCGAGAGTACAAGTTAAAAATGGATAAGGAAGAAATTTTAAATAAGTCTGTAGAGGGTGTTGAATACATAAAGGATCATGGAATAACTGCTGAATTTTCAGCAGAAGATGCTACACGTACTGAATTTGATTATCTTAAAGAAGTGTATCTGGCTGTTGAGGATGCTGGTGCAGATTTCATAAACGTACCAGATACAGTTGGAGTAATGATCCCGTCTTCAATGAACTATTTAATTACTGAACTGAAGAAAATATTGAAAACTCCCATCAGTGTTCATTGTCATGATGATTTTGGGCTGGCTGTTGCAAATTCCCTGAGTGCGGTAGAAGCAGGTGCAAGTCAAGTGCATTCAACCATAAATGGATTAGGGGAGCGGGCAGGAAATGCTTCTTTAGAAGAGGTTGTAATGGCTTTAACATCTCAATATAATATTAAAACATCTATAGATACAAAACTATTAGTTGATACCTCTGAATTTGTATCAAGGATAACTGGTATTAAAATGCCTCCAAACAAGGCAATAATTGGGGAGAATGCATTTGCACACGAGGCCGGAATCCATGTCCATGGTGTCCTTCAAAATGCAGAAACTTACGAACCAATCACACCAGAAATGGTTGGCCATACCAGAAGAATAGTCCTTGGAAAACACACAGGGGCAAATGCTATAAAGGCCAAACTTGATGAGTATGGCATTGAACTCAATGAAGATCAGTTCATAAGGGTTTTTGATCAGGTTAAAAGGCTTGGAGACAAGGGTAAATGCGTAACAGATGCTGATCTAAAGGCAATGTCCGAGACTGTGCTTGGAAAGGCCCACAAAGAAATTGTCAAACTCGAGGGCTTCTCAGTAATGACTGGTGATAATGTAATGCCAACAGCAACAGTAAAGCTTGATATCAACGGCAAAGTTAAAACAGCTGCAAAAACAGGAGTAGGTCCAGTAGACGCAGCTATAAATGCAATACAAAGCTTAGTAGGGGAGACAGCAGATATTGAACTCAAAGAATATAATATTGAAGCAATAACTGGTGGAACTAATGCTCTAGCTGAAGTATTTGTTATTATGGGTGATAAGAAGGGCAACAAGGCAACTGGAAGATCAACAACAGATGACGTGGTCATGGCAAGTGTTGAAGCAGTTTTAGATTCAATTAACAAGATACTTATTGAACGTTAA
- a CDS encoding DUF63 family protein gives MIPQIMQYIRENFIYLHPGYTTLNTVVFGLILGISILLIIKMFKYIEKDPADLIIPLTPFIFFGSGARALVDNNIYPLTYLLVTPGIYLLTGFIAIITVLSAYFIEKKTQIDYRYIIFGVGAVICIPNIIFLGPINVVAALQVLGIWALISSIFVLLRNKWSLLSNKINLTVLMAHLFDASSTYVAVDFYGYSEQHVLPSALTGLVGTAAVMFPLKIAVILAALYVIDSYIEDKTIANMLKLAIFILGFAPGLRNFLSLIMGTAL, from the coding sequence ATGATACCTCAAATCATGCAGTATATCCGGGAAAATTTCATATATTTACACCCTGGTTACACTACACTTAACACCGTTGTTTTTGGATTAATACTTGGTATTTCAATTCTTTTGATTATAAAGATGTTTAAGTATATTGAGAAAGATCCAGCTGATCTGATAATACCTCTCACACCATTCATATTCTTTGGGTCAGGTGCCCGTGCCCTTGTTGATAACAACATTTATCCACTCACCTACCTTCTGGTAACACCCGGAATATACCTCTTAACAGGTTTCATAGCCATAATAACCGTATTATCTGCATACTTCATCGAGAAAAAAACTCAGATTGATTATAGGTACATAATTTTTGGTGTGGGTGCGGTGATATGCATACCCAACATAATCTTCTTGGGTCCAATCAATGTTGTAGCTGCACTTCAAGTCCTTGGTATTTGGGCTTTAATATCTTCCATATTTGTGTTGCTTCGAAACAAATGGTCCTTACTCAGCAACAAAATCAACTTAACCGTCTTAATGGCCCACCTTTTCGATGCATCTTCAACGTATGTGGCAGTTGACTTTTATGGGTACAGTGAACAACATGTGCTTCCAAGTGCATTAACTGGACTGGTAGGAACCGCCGCTGTGATGTTTCCGTTAAAAATAGCTGTGATATTGGCAGCGTTATATGTTATAGATAGTTATATCGAAGACAAGACAATTGCAAACATGTTGAAGTTGGCAATATTTATTTTAGGATTTGCCCCTGGTTTGAGAAATTTCTTGAGTCTGATAATGGGAACTGCATTATAA
- a CDS encoding PHP domain-containing protein: protein MIFDPHIHSTYSSDSTASPRDIIKRAKKIGLDAIAVADHNTIKGSLVTIEEAKDFEDFVVVPAVEVSSSKGHIVALGIKEDVEKGLSPEDTVEKIRSLGGIAVAAHPFVSYRDGLCDSVKELDIDAIETLNSRYIFGYSNWKAKNLAERRNLPEIGSSDAHFIGAIGSCVTEFEADFSYESIIEAILSGKTNVYGDRTPLPLILKEVINKKIKKIG from the coding sequence ATGATATTTGACCCCCATATACACAGTACATATTCGAGCGATTCTACAGCTTCACCTAGGGATATTATCAAACGGGCAAAAAAGATTGGGTTAGATGCCATCGCAGTGGCAGATCACAACACCATCAAAGGATCCCTAGTTACAATTGAGGAAGCCAAAGATTTTGAAGACTTTGTTGTGGTCCCTGCAGTTGAAGTAAGTTCAAGCAAAGGTCATATTGTGGCGCTTGGAATTAAAGAAGATGTTGAGAAGGGTTTGTCTCCAGAGGATACCGTTGAAAAAATCCGTTCATTGGGCGGTATTGCAGTAGCAGCACATCCATTTGTTAGTTACAGGGATGGTTTATGTGATAGTGTTAAAGAGTTGGATATCGATGCAATTGAAACCTTGAATTCAAGGTACATATTTGGATATTCCAACTGGAAGGCAAAAAATCTTGCGGAACGTCGAAACCTTCCTGAAATAGGTTCAAGTGATGCTCATTTCATAGGTGCAATCGGTAGTTGTGTAACAGAATTTGAAGCTGATTTTTCATATGAATCCATTATTGAAGCGATATTATCCGGGAAAACCAATGTATATGGGGACAGAACACCGTTGCCCCTTATTTTAAAAGAAGTGATAAACAAGAAGATCAAAAAAATTGGATGA
- a CDS encoding DUF1786 domain-containing protein, with amino-acid sequence MKILAVDIGVGTQDIMLYDSEDTIENSFKMVMPSPTRIIAEKIRNHHNDIFIKGSTMGGGPINKAIKNHLDRGYKVIMTESAAITVRDDLDRVRQFGITIIPDNEKRPELGSVELKDIDLDAIEGAFSKFDVEMDFDELGIAVQDHGYMPGMGDRNFRFMKIKEKLDVPRSPEEFAYHGDVPEYFSRMNAVVKSLKGYKPTMMDSKFASVCGATCDDYVKDLESYIVMDIGNGHTLAAACEEGKIIGVFEHHTRALTPDKLKSLVLKLEKGTITHEEVHDDGGHGAWVTGPMSKCECIVATGPLRELLKKTDLKVHNAAPAGDVMMTGPVGLIKSIIRK; translated from the coding sequence ATGAAGATATTGGCAGTGGATATAGGTGTAGGCACCCAGGATATTATGTTGTACGACTCAGAAGATACAATAGAAAATTCGTTTAAAATGGTAATGCCATCTCCAACCAGGATAATTGCAGAGAAAATAAGAAACCATCACAACGATATTTTTATCAAAGGAAGTACCATGGGAGGAGGCCCAATCAACAAGGCCATAAAAAATCATTTGGATCGCGGTTATAAAGTAATAATGACAGAAAGTGCAGCAATAACTGTTAGGGACGATCTAGATCGGGTGAGACAATTTGGAATAACCATAATACCTGATAATGAAAAACGTCCTGAACTGGGCTCTGTTGAATTAAAAGACATAGATCTAGATGCAATAGAAGGAGCATTCTCCAAGTTTGATGTGGAAATGGACTTTGACGAGTTGGGAATTGCTGTACAGGATCATGGATACATGCCTGGAATGGGGGATAGAAACTTCAGATTCATGAAGATCAAAGAAAAACTGGATGTTCCCCGAAGTCCTGAAGAATTTGCTTACCATGGTGATGTTCCAGAATATTTCTCACGAATGAATGCGGTGGTAAAATCTTTAAAAGGTTATAAACCAACCATGATGGACTCTAAATTTGCATCAGTGTGTGGTGCTACTTGTGATGATTATGTGAAGGATCTTGAAAGTTACATTGTCATGGATATTGGAAACGGTCATACGCTTGCAGCTGCCTGTGAAGAAGGAAAAATTATTGGTGTATTTGAACACCACACAAGGGCTCTTACACCAGACAAACTGAAAAGTTTGGTGTTAAAACTTGAAAAAGGTACCATCACACATGAAGAAGTTCATGATGATGGGGGTCATGGAGCATGGGTTACAGGCCCCATGAGTAAATGCGAGTGCATTGTTGCTACAGGACCATTGAGAGAGTTGTTGAAAAAAACTGATTTAAAGGTTCACAACGCAGCCCCTGCAGGTGATGTGATGATGACAGGTCCAGTGGGTCTTATTAAATCAATCATTAGGAAATAA
- a CDS encoding TrpB-like pyridoxal phosphate-dependent enzyme: MYKITLSEKETPKKWYNIAADLPVELPPSTQTEEGHQIDNLPKLFSKYVLQQEMSTERWIDIPKEVRKVYKQIGRPSALFRATGLEKYLDTPAKIYYKREDQSPVGSHKLNTAIAQAYYAKKAGAERLTTETGAGQWGSALSLACSLLGLDCTVYMVNVSFKQKPYRKTVMHLYDGEVLPSPSNRTEFGRKILAEDPNHPGSLGIAISEAMEDAFNDDSAFYTLGSVLNHVLLHQTVIGLEAQKQFAKIDEKPDILVGCVGGGSNFGGAAFPFMKDKLSGDLDCQFLAAEPASCPTLTQGEYKYDYGDTAGLTPLMKMYTLGHEFVPPSVHAGGLRYHGMAPLVALLVNQGLVEGRTVNQTELFQAGKLFANTEGVIPAPETCHAIKVAIDEANKCKKTGEEKNIMITFSGHGLLDLQGYDDFIEGHLTQ; the protein is encoded by the coding sequence ATGTATAAAATAACTCTTTCAGAAAAGGAAACACCGAAAAAATGGTACAATATAGCTGCAGATCTTCCTGTGGAACTTCCCCCATCAACACAAACAGAGGAAGGCCATCAAATTGACAATTTGCCAAAATTATTTTCTAAGTATGTTCTTCAACAGGAAATGTCCACAGAAAGATGGATAGACATTCCAAAAGAAGTTAGGAAAGTTTACAAACAGATTGGAAGACCTTCTGCCCTCTTCAGAGCTACAGGACTCGAAAAGTACCTAGATACTCCTGCAAAAATTTACTACAAACGTGAAGATCAGTCCCCTGTGGGCAGTCACAAACTCAATACCGCAATTGCACAGGCATACTACGCTAAAAAAGCAGGTGCTGAAAGATTAACCACCGAAACTGGTGCAGGACAATGGGGATCAGCATTATCCCTGGCATGTTCATTGTTAGGATTGGATTGTACCGTCTACATGGTAAACGTTTCATTCAAACAAAAACCATACCGTAAAACTGTAATGCACTTATACGATGGCGAAGTACTCCCTTCCCCTAGTAACAGAACAGAATTCGGAAGAAAAATTCTAGCAGAAGATCCAAACCATCCAGGATCCCTTGGAATAGCAATTTCAGAAGCTATGGAAGATGCCTTCAACGATGATAGTGCATTTTATACTCTCGGCAGTGTATTAAACCATGTTCTACTCCATCAGACAGTGATTGGTCTTGAAGCTCAAAAACAGTTCGCTAAAATTGATGAAAAACCAGATATCCTAGTTGGATGTGTTGGAGGAGGAAGTAACTTTGGTGGAGCAGCTTTCCCATTCATGAAAGACAAACTCTCCGGAGACCTAGACTGCCAGTTCCTAGCTGCAGAGCCTGCTTCCTGTCCAACCTTAACACAGGGGGAGTACAAATACGATTACGGTGACACTGCAGGATTAACTCCCCTCATGAAGATGTACACATTGGGTCATGAATTTGTCCCACCATCAGTGCATGCAGGAGGATTAAGATACCACGGAATGGCACCTTTAGTGGCATTACTAGTTAACCAAGGACTTGTCGAAGGAAGAACTGTAAACCAGACAGAATTATTCCAAGCAGGTAAGCTATTTGCCAATACAGAAGGAGTCATACCTGCACCTGAAACCTGTCACGCCATAAAAGTCGCAATAGATGAAGCAAATAAATGCAAAAAGACTGGAGAAGAAAAGAATATCATGATCACTTTCTCTGGCCATGGTCTATTGGATCTTCAGGGATACGACGACTTCATAGAGGGACACTTAACACAGTAA